The genome window GAGAAATATCGCGAAATGTTTTACCCTTCTTCCAAAAGATGGAAAACAAAAATATTACTAGATACAGAAAAAATCTGGAAAGATTTATTGAAGGAATTCTGAATATTTTACTACAACAAAAATGGATCAGAATAATATAATGTGAAAAGCACCCTTCTAAGGATTCATCTAAGTTGAAAAAAATTGCCAAAAAAAAAGTCTCTACTAAATCAAAACCCAAACAAAAGCGAAAACTATCTCAAGCACCGACATCTTTGCCATCGCAGACGAAAAGATCGAGAACCAGAGTTGCACACCATCGCAGAAGACTCAGTCGTAGTTTTCGCCATGAACTAGCGAATTTGGTATCTCATGGAATAGGTGCTGGTATGGCAATTGCTGGAACAATTTTTCTAATCTTGAAAGGAATGGAAGATTCATATTCTCTAAAAATATTTTCATTCATCTTATACGGATCATCAATAACAATTTTATATTTGGCTTCAACTTTCTATCATGCTCTTCCTTCACCCAATGCTAAAAAAATATTCCGAAGAATTGATCATGCTTCTATATTTTTAGCAATAGCTGGATCCTATTCTCCAATAACTCTCGTTAGCTTAAATGGATCATTAGGTTGGCTTCTATTCGGAATTGTTTGGTTATTAGCAATTGCTGGAATTTTTTACAAAAGCTTCTTTATCAATGGAAGAGAATATATTTCCCTATCATTGTACATCCTCATGGGATGGATGATCGTATTTGCGATTAAACCAATGCTTTCTGCAATGGAACCCGCTGGCCTATGGCTATTGGTCGCAGGTGGACTCTCCTATACATTTGGAACAATTTTTTATTCCATGGAAAGAATGCCTTATCATCATTTGGTCTGGCATTTATTTGTAATGGCTGGTTC of Leptospira sp. GIMC2001 contains these proteins:
- the trhA gene encoding PAQR family membrane homeostasis protein TrhA, with amino-acid sequence MKKIAKKKVSTKSKPKQKRKLSQAPTSLPSQTKRSRTRVAHHRRRLSRSFRHELANLVSHGIGAGMAIAGTIFLILKGMEDSYSLKIFSFILYGSSITILYLASTFYHALPSPNAKKIFRRIDHASIFLAIAGSYSPITLVSLNGSLGWLLFGIVWLLAIAGIFYKSFFINGREYISLSLYILMGWMIVFAIKPMLSAMEPAGLWLLVAGGLSYTFGTIFYSMERMPYHHLVWHLFVMAGSIFHFIAIYNYVK